A region from the Prionailurus viverrinus isolate Anna chromosome E2, UM_Priviv_1.0, whole genome shotgun sequence genome encodes:
- the RPS5 gene encoding 40S ribosomal protein S5, translated as MTEWETAAPAVAETPDIKLFGKWSTDDVQINDISLQDYIAVKEKYAKYLPHSAGRYAAKRFRKAQCPIVERLTNSMMMHGRNNGKKLMTVRIVKHAFEIIHLLTGENPLQVLVNAIINSGPREDSTRIGRAGTVRRQAVDVSPLRRVNQAIWLLCTGAREAAFRNIKTIAECLADELINAAKGSSNSYAIKKKDELERVAKSNR; from the exons ATGACGGAGTGGGAGACAGCTGCACCTGCAGTGGCAGAGACCCCTGACATCAAGCTCTTTGGGAAATGGAGCACCGATGATGTGCAGATCAATGACATTTCCTTGCAG GATTACATTGCGGTGAAGGAGAAGTATGCCAAGTACCTGCCCCACAGTGCAGGACGCTACGCGGCCAAGCGCTTCCGCAAGGCACAGTGCCCCATTGTGGAGCGCCTCACCAACTCAATGATGATGCATGGCCGTAACAATGGCAAGAAGCTCATGACCGTGCGCATTGTTAAGCATGCCTTCGAGATCATCCATCTGCTCACTGGTGAG AACCCCCTGCAGGTCTTGGTGAATGCGATTATTAACAGCGGTCCCAGGGAGGACTCAACCCGCATTGGACGAGCTGGAACAGTGAGGCGTCAGGCTGTCGACGTGTCCCCCCTGCGCCGTGTGAATCAG GCCATCTGGCTGCTGTGCACAGGTGCCCGTGAGGCCGCCTTCCGGAACATCAAGACCATTGCTGAGTGCCTAGCAGATGAGCTCATCAATGCAGCCAAG GGCTCTTCCAATTCCTATGCTATCAAGAAGAAGGATGAGCTGGAACGTGTGGCCAAGTCCAACCGTTGA